From Candoia aspera isolate rCanAsp1 chromosome 8, rCanAsp1.hap2, whole genome shotgun sequence, a single genomic window includes:
- the LOC134502221 gene encoding PC-esterase domain-containing protein 1A-like translates to MLRLDSKEVRQLLHNKFVVILGDSIQRSVYKDLIQLLQSDSLLTTSQMKTKGEFSFENDHLIEGGMLDGLHNGINYREVRQYHTRYHLVRFYFLTRVYSAYLESILSDFRAGPQPDVLILNSCVWDVSRYGPSSMKEYRKNLETAFNRLDAELPSSCLVIWNMTMPLGPRIKGGFLIPELQHLNKTLRKDIIEGNFYGATLAGLHLFDVVDLHFHFRFDVGNRGKDGIHWNNVVHRRITNLLLTHVADAWGVVVPDKDPWKEQTMAIRLPGAPEVTAEYPESYSRQYGDATDLLGSPTPVTGWPHKQRKYLGLRGGVRDNGEGSSRLEVAIQQRGASGAPGQACVVMRREAYRPYPEPPRFHDDSLLVPNDRGSVRPFSGFASFEDSRGLSCPDGVFRDVACENFGCHPWGLPSPFLPYPSHNEENIPPRPRWHQKRAYADTPFATRQEPFYWRDASLHWRRRIPFKHY, encoded by the exons ATGTTGCGCTTGGATTCGAAGGAGGTCCGTCAGCTTCTTCATAACAAGTTTGTCGTCATCTTAGGTGACTCAA tCCAGCGATCTGTCTACAAGGATCTAATTCAGTTACTCCAGAGTGACTCTTTACTCACCACATCCCAGATGAAGACTAAG GGGGAATTCAGTTTTGAAAATGACCACTTAATTGAAGGGGGCATGCTAGATGGTTTACACAATGGAATTAATTATCGGGAGGTACGTCAGTATCATACCCGCTATCATCTCGTCCGCTTCTACTTCCTGACACGGGTCTACTCAGCATACCTGGAAAGCATCCTCAGTGATTTCCGGGCTGGTCCACAGCCAGATGTTTTGATCCTCAATTCTTGTGTTTGGGATGTTTCCAG ATACGGCCCATCTTCTATGAAGGAATACCGCAAGAACCTGGAGACAGCCTTCAATAGACTGGATGCTGAGCTCCCGTCCTCCTGCTTGGTCATCTGGAACATGACCATGCCTCTCGGCCCCAGGATCAAGGGTGGCTTCCTTATACCAGAG CTGCAGCACTTGAACAAGACCCTCCGCAAGGACATCATTGAGGGCAACTTCTATGGGGCCACGCTGGCTGGCCTCCACCTGTTTGATGTGGTGGACCTCCACTTCCACTTCCGCTTCGACGTGGGGAACCGAGGCAAAGATGGCATCCACTGGAACAATGTGGTGCATCGCAGGATCACCAACCTTCTCCTGACTCATGTGGCGGATGCCTGGGGTGTCGTGGTTCCAGATAAGGATCCTTGGAAAG AACAAACAATGGCCATCAGGCTCCCGGGTGCACCAGAGGTCACTGCAGAATACCCAGAAAGCTACAGCAGGCAATATGGAGACGCCACTGACCTCCTGGGATCTCCCACGCCCGTAACCGGATGGCCCCACAAGCAACGCAAGTATCTGGGGCTGAGGGGGGGCGTGAGAGACAATGGGGAGGGCTCTAGCAGGCTGGAGGTCGCCATCCAGCAACGTGGGGCTTCTGGAGCCCCTGGCCAGGCTT GTGTGGTGATGCGTCGTGAAGCCTACAGGCCTTATCCAGAGCCCCCCCGTTTCCATGATGACTCTTTACTGGTGCCCAACGATCGGGGGTCAGTGAGGCCTTTCTCGGGGTTTGCCAGCTTTGAGGACTCCCGGGGCCTGTCTTGCCCAGACGGCGTGTTCAGAG ATGTGGCATGCGAGAACTTTGGCTGCCATCCGTGGGGCCTCCCAAGCCCCTTTCTGCCTTACCCCTCCCACAATGAAGAAAACATTCCCCCAAGGCCCAGGTGGCATCAAAAAAGAGCGTACGCGGACACTCCCTTTGCCACGCGCCAGGAGCCCTTCTACTGGCGAGATGCTTCGCTGCACTGGAGGCGCAGGATCCCCTTTAAGCACTACTGA